A region from the Chelonoidis abingdonii isolate Lonesome George chromosome 10, CheloAbing_2.0, whole genome shotgun sequence genome encodes:
- the TMEM177 gene encoding transmembrane protein 177, with amino-acid sequence MAVPFLWKAAALVEKHRTGLLAVSCAGLFGANLSYHVFPEQTFKLWYQCWCKGQPAELSEKLHSLFHDVLEDVGVKSVNCYQPFAAFGFHPVSAGIPWLPAGSLVGIPANFNSTAADRQGIVNRVVVINGREVDWESKQGLALKEALMFSPEAQKFAIAREIVYLQSNSPVVYAAVPPACLAGTCLSGVAIKQLLGLYSGPRVFRGIYNITIAAIGLVGYFLAYDAVSHTLDYRSDRRAATISKDYARGGVEFYDKILSRNRTLRMLLGKQGEKIYAPSGNLFPRYWFRLKHAPYTSRRDLIINILRVSQA; translated from the coding sequence ATGGCAGTTCCGTTCCTGTGGAAGGCAGCTGCGTTGGTAGAGAAGCACAGGACTGGCTTGTTGGCAGTTTCCTGCGCAGGACTGTTTGGGGCTAACCTTTCCTATCATGTCTTTCCCGAGCAGACGTTCAAACTGTGGTATCAGTGCTGGTGTAAGGGGCAACCAGCTGAGCTCTCAGAGAAACTACACAGCCTCTTCCATGATGTTCTGGAAGATGTTGGCGTGAAGTCCGTGAATTGTTACCAACCCTTTGCAGCTTTTGGCTTCCACCCAGTGAGTGCTGGGATCCCGTGGCTGCCAGCAGGCTCTCTGGTGGGCATCCCTGCCAATTTCAATAGCACAGCGGCGGACAGACAAGGAATTGTCAACCGTGTCGTCGTGATAAATGGCAGAGAAGTGGATTGGGAGAGTAAACAAGGGCTAGCTTTGAAGGAAGCCTTGATGTTTTCACCAGAGGCTCAGAAGTTTGCCATTGCCAGAGAGATTGTGTACTTGCAAAGCAATAGCCCTGTAGTTTATGCAGCTGTGCCTCCTGCTTGCTTAGCTGGCACCTGTCTGTCTGGGGTGGCTATAAAGCAGCTTCTGGGCTtgtattctggccccagggtgtTTCGAGGCATTTATAACATCACCATTGCAGCAATTGGACTTGTCGGCTACTTTCTTGCTTATGATGCCGTGAGCCACACACTAGACTACAGGTCGGACAGAAGGGCGGCCACAATTTCCAAAGACTATGCCAGAGGTGGGGTGGAATTCTACGACAAAATCCTGTCCCGCAACAGGACTCTCCGCATGCTTTTGGGCAAACAAGGAGAGAAAATTTATGCCCCTAGTGGTAATCTTTTCCCTAGGTACTGGTTCAGATTAAAGCACGCTCCATACACTTCCAGAAGAGACttgatcattaatattttaaGAGTGTCCCAGGCATAG